The Candidatus Binataceae bacterium DNA window GCGCGAGTTCATCGCGCCGCTCGCGCGCGCGGCCGCCGCGGTGGGGGTGGACGCACTCTTCATGGAAGTCCACGAGGACCCCGACCGCGCGCTTAGCGACGGTCCCAATTCCTATCCGCTCGATCTCCTGCCGGCGCTGCTCGCCGACCTCACGCGAATCGATGCCGCGGCGCGCGAGGCGGCAGCGCGCGACTAGTCATTTGCGGCAGAGCATGGCGCGGCTGGCCGAAGAAAGTCCCCGCACCGCATGGCGGGCGCTCGCGGACAATCTGGCGACCGGGCTGGTGTTCCTGAGTTTTTTCGTCACGCATTGGATCGCGCAGGCGATCGCGTGGGCCAGCGCCTCGCGCAACATGAGCTGGCATCTGCTTTTCAGCCTGCTCGGGTCGCCGCTGGTTCATCTGGCGGGCGCGCAAACCGACGAATATTTCATCCTGCTCTCGGTGCCGAACAGCCTCATCTGGGCCGCGGGACTGACCTACGCGGCGGCGCGCCTGCGGTCGCGCATCGAACGAACCAGGCGCCCCGGCAAGCATTGATTTACACTCCAAACCGCCGCTGATAGCCTCATCGATGGAGCGTCGCGATGAGTCCGAAGCGGGTCGCCAAGGCGATGGGATTGTTCGGCGCCGCGGCGCTGGCCGTGGTGCTCGCAGTCGCTACTTATGTCGTGCGCCATCGCGCTCCGGTGGCGACGATCCAGCAGATGGCGGGGATTGTGCCGAGCGCGCTGCTCCACGCGCGCAACGTCAAGTGGACGCAAATGAGCGGCGGCCTCAGTCAATGGCGTCTGAGCGCGCGCGAGGCGAGTTACTCGCACGACAAGACCACGCTCATCCTGACCGACGCGGAGTTGTCGATGGTGTCCAAGGATGGCAAGGATGTCGAGGTCTCGGCGCCGCGCGCGGAAATTTCGGTGAACGGCAATCATATCACCCAGGCCCATTTGAGCGGCGGGCTGAGGATCATGTACGGCGACTTCGTGCTGACGACCGGCGAAGCGACCTTCGCCCCCGACAAGGATATCGTGAATGCGCCCGGCGAGGTGCAGGTTCAAGGGCAGGGGTTGACGGTCACCGGGACGGGCATGACCGGCCATCCCAACGAACGCAGCTTCACCTTGTTAAGCCAGACCAATACCGTGGTGATCCCGAAGAAAACCAGTGATCTCAAATCAGGCAAGTCGTAACGGCGCGGTCGGCGCGCCACGCCCGGCGCGGCGCCGCCGTGCCCGCGCCGCTGCGGCGCTTCGCAGGTTGATAGTAGGATTGGCGCTCGTGCTGGCGCGTTGCGC harbors:
- the lptC gene encoding LPS export ABC transporter periplasmic protein LptC produces the protein MSPKRVAKAMGLFGAAALAVVLAVATYVVRHRAPVATIQQMAGIVPSALLHARNVKWTQMSGGLSQWRLSAREASYSHDKTTLILTDAELSMVSKDGKDVEVSAPRAEISVNGNHITQAHLSGGLRIMYGDFVLTTGEATFAPDKDIVNAPGEVQVQGQGLTVTGTGMTGHPNERSFTLLSQTNTVVIPKKTSDLKSGKS